A stretch of Paenibacillus peoriae DNA encodes these proteins:
- a CDS encoding efflux RND transporter permease subunit: MSQFSIRRPVTVFMLIIALLIGGGIFSLRLPVEQMPDMKLPIAVVATSIPNSTPTEVEELVTKPIEKSLASIENVDTIQSESSEGSSMVIIQFNWGVDINQATLDMRDKIDGVRGSLPKAANSPRVLKLDLNATPVITLSFTGDQDVNKLKPIAKDIIQPRLERIAGVASVSMSGGQERLVKITVDQAKLQSYGITLDQISQALSSNNVAGSAGSVYRGNTEIQLRVQGEYKAVSEMGETPIPVGKGSVKLKDIATVEDSLDDVTTISTFNGKPSVNISVTKATGGNTLSIANSVKDSLDSIRKELPQGTQLEMVTDASKPISDSVHSLVEHAILGLIIAAIVLLLFLNSIRSTIIAAIVIPISFVATFMMMYFTGQTINVISLSGLLLGLGSFVDFAVVIIENIFRQRHEGKSMLQGAIDGSKQVGNAVMASALAQIVVFLPVVFVDGIAGVLFKPLALTVIFSHIAALVVSLLIVPMLGSRWLPTIPDESIYSSGTYKGVNPIVWFNIGFEKFKGGYRRILKWGINHRKSVLIITLLMFVAAGALVPFVKAEFIPASDTGEFTVNVKLPNGTVLEETEKVVQDIEKEILKVPDLDKMTVTVGSGGNSAFSGATPTNSADLSVTLKDGHQPTDVVVEGLRKKFDSIPDAEITLTSTTGLSSGAAVNINLKGDDIDVLRELSDNLVADVKKIPGTVNVKSSLSAVREEYEITVNRELASRYGLSATQILSAVNTSFNGSVATSYRTGEDQIDVKISLPEQNRHDLSNLQALRITTPQGIDVPLSSVVSIDKRTVPDTVTREDQTRQVQISADIDGSGDILTVKQKIDALLKSTHFPEGYSADTGGGQTEQMMESFINLGIAILLSVVLIYMVMAGQFESLLTPFVIMFSVPPTVIGVLIGLAVTGASLSVSALTGYIMLVGLVVNNAIVMIDFIIQLRKDGQDRDEAIIHGASERLRPILMTTLATVLALIPMAFATGEGNETQAPMAVVVVFGLSFAAVITLILIPVVYVIMDNMIQKRKNRKLKRQAKRELKKEAKLQKSVHI, from the coding sequence ATGTCTCAGTTTTCAATACGCCGTCCTGTAACAGTATTTATGTTAATTATTGCTTTGCTAATCGGGGGCGGTATTTTTTCGTTAAGGCTTCCTGTCGAGCAGATGCCGGATATGAAGTTGCCTATCGCTGTGGTAGCGACCAGTATTCCGAACTCGACACCAACGGAAGTTGAGGAATTGGTGACCAAACCTATTGAAAAGAGTCTGGCTTCTATTGAGAATGTAGATACGATCCAGTCCGAATCTTCAGAAGGATCATCTATGGTCATCATTCAATTTAATTGGGGAGTAGATATCAATCAAGCAACCCTCGACATGCGAGATAAAATTGATGGAGTTCGAGGATCTCTTCCAAAGGCGGCAAATTCGCCGCGCGTACTTAAATTGGATCTTAATGCAACGCCGGTTATTACACTCTCCTTTACAGGGGACCAGGATGTTAACAAGCTGAAGCCTATTGCTAAGGATATTATTCAGCCGCGACTTGAAAGAATTGCGGGAGTAGCTTCAGTCAGCATGTCAGGCGGGCAAGAACGGCTTGTGAAGATTACTGTAGATCAAGCCAAGCTTCAAAGCTATGGTATTACGCTGGATCAAATCAGCCAAGCGCTATCGTCTAATAACGTAGCGGGTTCTGCTGGTTCAGTATACCGAGGCAATACAGAAATCCAACTTCGGGTTCAGGGTGAATATAAAGCTGTTTCAGAAATGGGTGAAACGCCAATTCCAGTAGGGAAGGGGAGCGTTAAGCTAAAGGACATTGCGACAGTTGAAGATTCCTTGGATGATGTTACAACCATTTCTACTTTTAATGGAAAGCCAAGTGTCAATATTTCTGTTACTAAAGCCACAGGGGGGAATACCCTCTCAATCGCCAATTCTGTAAAGGATAGTTTAGATTCGATACGGAAGGAATTGCCTCAGGGAACTCAATTAGAGATGGTAACAGATGCTTCGAAACCGATTAGCGACTCCGTACACTCACTAGTAGAGCATGCTATATTGGGGCTTATTATCGCAGCCATTGTATTACTTTTATTTTTGAACAGTATACGTTCTACCATTATTGCTGCTATCGTTATTCCAATTTCCTTCGTAGCTACGTTTATGATGATGTATTTCACCGGACAAACCATTAATGTTATTTCATTGAGCGGTTTGCTTCTGGGGTTAGGATCGTTTGTCGACTTTGCTGTTGTTATTATTGAGAATATTTTTAGACAACGACATGAAGGGAAAAGCATGCTACAAGGGGCTATTGATGGCTCCAAGCAGGTGGGTAATGCCGTTATGGCATCTGCACTTGCGCAGATCGTAGTATTTTTACCAGTTGTTTTTGTTGATGGAATAGCGGGAGTTCTATTTAAACCGTTGGCGTTAACAGTTATTTTCTCTCACATTGCAGCCTTGGTCGTATCCCTTCTGATTGTGCCGATGCTCGGTTCACGTTGGCTACCTACCATACCAGATGAATCCATATACTCTTCAGGTACTTATAAGGGTGTTAACCCTATTGTGTGGTTTAATATTGGCTTCGAGAAATTTAAGGGTGGGTATCGCCGTATACTGAAGTGGGGAATCAACCATAGAAAATCTGTGTTAATCATTACTTTATTAATGTTCGTGGCAGCTGGGGCTCTAGTTCCTTTCGTTAAGGCTGAATTTATCCCAGCATCCGATACTGGGGAATTCACAGTTAATGTGAAACTTCCTAATGGAACGGTCTTGGAAGAAACGGAAAAGGTTGTTCAAGATATAGAAAAAGAAATATTGAAAGTTCCTGATTTGGATAAAATGACAGTGACAGTTGGGTCTGGTGGCAATTCGGCCTTTTCAGGTGCAACTCCAACCAACTCGGCAGATTTAAGTGTTACGCTCAAGGATGGGCATCAGCCAACAGATGTTGTAGTTGAGGGCCTTCGTAAGAAATTTGATAGTATTCCGGATGCAGAGATTACACTGACGTCCACAACAGGCCTTTCAAGCGGTGCGGCTGTTAACATTAATCTAAAAGGTGACGATATTGACGTCCTGAGAGAACTCTCGGACAATCTCGTTGCGGACGTGAAAAAAATACCGGGTACGGTCAATGTGAAAAGTAGCTTGAGTGCCGTTCGCGAAGAATATGAGATTACCGTTAATCGGGAGCTTGCGAGTCGATATGGCTTATCAGCAACTCAAATCTTATCTGCAGTGAATACTTCTTTTAATGGATCAGTCGCCACAAGCTATCGTACAGGTGAAGATCAGATTGATGTGAAGATATCATTGCCAGAGCAAAATCGCCACGATTTGTCAAATCTACAAGCCTTGCGGATTACCACTCCACAAGGTATTGATGTACCTTTGTCTTCCGTAGTAAGTATTGATAAACGGACTGTACCCGATACTGTTACTCGTGAAGACCAGACACGTCAAGTACAGATTTCTGCTGATATTGATGGATCAGGGGACATTCTAACCGTCAAACAGAAAATAGATGCTCTTTTGAAGAGTACTCACTTCCCAGAAGGCTACAGTGCAGATACGGGTGGTGGGCAAACTGAACAAATGATGGAGTCTTTTATAAACTTAGGGATAGCTATTCTGCTATCTGTAGTTCTGATTTATATGGTTATGGCAGGACAGTTTGAATCTCTGCTCACACCGTTTGTTATTATGTTTTCCGTTCCACCTACGGTAATTGGTGTGCTTATCGGTTTAGCTGTAACCGGGGCGAGTCTTAGCGTTTCAGCTTTGACGGGTTACATCATGCTCGTCGGTTTGGTCGTCAACAATGCCATAGTTATGATTGACTTTATAATTCAGCTCCGAAAAGACGGCCAAGATCGGGATGAAGCTATTATTCATGGAGCGTCTGAGCGGTTGCGTCCGATTTTGATGACCACGCTGGCTACTGTACTAGCTTTGATCCCAATGGCATTCGCTACAGGAGAGGGTAACGAAACACAAGCACCGATGGCAGTTGTTGTTGTATTCGGGTTATCCTTCGCAGCTGTTATTACATTGATTCTTATTCCGGTAGTCTACGTCATCATGGATAATATGATACAAAAACGTAAGAATCGGAAATTAAAAAGACAAGCGAAGAGAGAATTAAAAAAAGAAGCGAAACTACAAAAAAGTGTTCATATATAA
- a CDS encoding efflux RND transporter periplasmic adaptor subunit — protein sequence MNKKSALIATTLLLSVALAGCGGGEAPAAPTTAQQAIPVQVAKVAKGSINDSTGIIGSFAPKETAQVSPKISGKIQSINLTVGQKVNKGDTLFTIDQKDLQDSIKQSQESYQVALANLKQAESGAAQSVQQAESSVDQAKSALVQQDNTITQAQTSLVDAQSSVRDAQNTLNRNQQLFSAGALSQSELEQSQIAHRRALTAVENAQITLHNAQTSKQSAQTTYSNAQKSLRLAQQKTGIDVARASVNQAKSSLDTARSQLVDTVVKAPISGTISVVTGTQGQMVSAQSAVATIANTNPIIAKVNVSESELLKMQVGSSVTVGVDSLNKRIEAKVSAVNPVMDNDLKAYPVEVSVPNGSGELKSGMVVTVYMKSEAPKNILVSQDAITEQAGKKYAYVVEGTVAKRVEVQTGQESAKQVEVTKGLAEGQNVVVKGVSLLTDGAKINVVK from the coding sequence ATGAATAAAAAAAGTGCTCTGATTGCTACAACTTTGCTTTTATCAGTTGCATTAGCTGGTTGCGGTGGGGGAGAGGCCCCTGCCGCACCGACTACGGCGCAGCAAGCCATTCCAGTTCAAGTAGCAAAAGTGGCTAAAGGTAGTATTAACGATTCAACAGGTATTATTGGAAGCTTTGCTCCCAAAGAGACAGCTCAGGTGTCTCCGAAAATTAGTGGTAAAATTCAAAGTATTAACCTTACAGTGGGCCAAAAAGTAAATAAAGGCGACACATTGTTTACTATAGACCAAAAGGACTTGCAAGACTCGATTAAGCAATCCCAGGAGTCTTACCAGGTTGCCCTGGCCAATTTAAAACAAGCAGAGTCAGGTGCAGCGCAATCGGTACAGCAGGCAGAATCCAGCGTGGATCAAGCCAAAAGTGCGCTTGTCCAGCAAGACAACACTATCACCCAAGCTCAGACCAGTCTGGTCGATGCTCAGAGTTCCGTGCGTGATGCTCAAAATACGCTCAACCGCAACCAACAGTTGTTTAGTGCGGGTGCTCTATCTCAATCTGAGTTAGAGCAGTCTCAAATAGCGCATAGAAGGGCTTTAACTGCAGTGGAGAATGCACAGATCACACTTCACAATGCACAAACGTCCAAGCAAAGTGCGCAAACAACATATAGCAATGCTCAAAAATCATTACGTCTTGCCCAACAGAAAACAGGCATTGACGTAGCTCGTGCTTCTGTCAATCAAGCTAAGTCCAGTTTAGACACAGCACGTAGCCAACTGGTGGATACTGTGGTCAAAGCTCCGATTTCCGGTACGATATCGGTAGTAACAGGAACCCAGGGGCAAATGGTTAGTGCACAATCCGCGGTTGCTACAATAGCAAATACCAATCCTATTATTGCTAAAGTTAACGTTTCTGAATCTGAGCTTCTCAAGATGCAGGTGGGTTCATCTGTGACTGTAGGCGTGGACTCGTTAAATAAGCGAATTGAGGCCAAAGTATCGGCTGTCAATCCGGTAATGGATAATGATCTGAAGGCATACCCTGTTGAGGTATCAGTTCCTAATGGTTCTGGCGAATTAAAATCAGGGATGGTTGTAACTGTATACATGAAATCAGAAGCTCCTAAAAACATTTTGGTATCGCAGGATGCCATTACGGAGCAGGCAGGGAAAAAGTATGCTTATGTAGTGGAAGGAACAGTGGCTAAGCGGGTAGAGGTACAGACAGGCCAGGAAAGTGCCAAACAGGTTGAGGTAACCAAGGGGCTTGCTGAAGGACAAAATGTTGTCGTTAAGGGCGTTAGTCTGCTTACGGATGGCGCGAAGATTAATGTAGTGAAGTAA
- a CDS encoding copper amine oxidase N-terminal domain-containing protein: MSDKIRQKDKNNISGYIQGGENKVMTKFNKKMINVLATATLVAGVAAPIAALTAPTAIHAASSFNVISTPSINSNQQDNAVLGRSKISISQASIADGASFTITLPKGFEFGKSGDLQVGRATSATDATYGLGIYLDPQDNSLDKNVAATGYNEATALKVEKLTNNSAKVTLGFDNSKDSADVYLNFANINVSGPSNGPVKATIDASSLSGITSGEVTIANVVSSGQVSLSALDTVSNTDNFTATLKVKEQTAGALANNNNIKLKLPSGFKWNAPKSASILFGDIASGDVVSNVDGDTLTVSLKKESSKETTFNLPLSFYVDDETNAKEGDVTVSISGNTTTDVSSLVVGNYGQIGGGVSVASPTTILAGHDEQKIGDIVIKEKVAGSFVNNRTVTLRLPEGARWQSTFESNSPGSNFSGSFENTNGLGGAEVSYTDSDKRTLRLTFKNVNSSKDPGTLKLKNVEVATQPGFSGDLNVDVAGSQGLSGTVKVATVKQAVTLAAASKPTLTIGLGDQQVGDITITEAAKEAFVKKDGSREVILELPTGVRFASTPEVKVTAGDVKVKSVSTDTYGESNKGRLSFYIDSESATPSTITISAPKLTVDRTVAQGDIVAKLKGSAVSYTAYKGATDNTQNWKDNNTAAAEVAIATVGTPAPGATKTKAVFTLGSTSYTVNGESKTSDVAAYAENGRTYLPVRYAAEALGVSPQNILFDKATSTVTLIKGDRVAQIKLNTNLLTINGSVVRMDVKAVTNKNRTVLPIFWVSRALDASINYDATAKTVTVENNN; the protein is encoded by the coding sequence ATGAGTGACAAGATCCGACAAAAAGACAAAAATAATATTTCTGGTTATATTCAAGGAGGAGAAAACAAGGTTATGACAAAGTTTAATAAAAAAATGATCAACGTGCTGGCAACAGCAACATTGGTTGCTGGTGTAGCAGCTCCAATCGCAGCATTGACTGCACCAACTGCAATCCATGCGGCTTCTAGCTTCAATGTAATTAGTACTCCTAGTATCAACTCAAACCAACAAGATAATGCTGTTTTGGGTAGATCGAAAATAAGTATTAGCCAAGCTTCTATTGCTGACGGTGCTTCTTTTACTATTACTTTGCCTAAAGGCTTTGAATTTGGTAAATCTGGAGATCTTCAGGTTGGCCGTGCTACTTCTGCTACTGACGCTACTTATGGTTTGGGCATATATCTTGATCCACAAGATAACTCACTCGATAAGAATGTCGCAGCTACTGGCTATAATGAAGCTACTGCACTGAAAGTTGAAAAATTGACTAATAACTCTGCAAAAGTAACGCTGGGCTTTGATAACTCCAAAGATAGCGCTGATGTATATTTGAACTTTGCTAACATCAATGTAAGTGGACCTAGCAATGGACCTGTAAAAGCTACAATTGATGCTTCTTCCCTGAGTGGTATTACTAGCGGTGAAGTTACAATTGCAAACGTAGTATCTTCCGGTCAAGTATCTTTGTCTGCTTTGGATACCGTTTCTAACACAGACAATTTCACTGCAACGTTGAAAGTGAAAGAACAAACAGCTGGTGCTTTGGCTAACAATAATAACATCAAACTGAAATTGCCTAGCGGTTTTAAATGGAACGCTCCAAAAAGTGCTAGCATTCTCTTTGGTGATATCGCATCTGGTGATGTAGTTTCTAATGTCGATGGTGACACTCTGACTGTGTCTTTGAAAAAAGAAAGTAGTAAAGAAACAACATTTAACCTGCCTTTGAGCTTCTACGTTGACGATGAAACTAACGCTAAAGAAGGTGATGTTACTGTTAGTATCTCCGGTAACACAACTACTGACGTTAGCTCCCTTGTAGTTGGTAACTATGGTCAAATCGGTGGCGGTGTTTCCGTTGCTTCTCCAACAACAATTCTTGCTGGCCATGACGAGCAAAAAATTGGTGATATCGTAATTAAAGAAAAAGTTGCTGGTTCTTTTGTTAACAACCGCACTGTAACATTGCGTTTGCCTGAAGGTGCTCGTTGGCAGTCTACTTTCGAAAGTAACTCTCCAGGTAGCAACTTTTCCGGATCTTTCGAAAACACTAACGGTTTGGGTGGAGCAGAGGTATCTTACACAGATTCCGACAAACGTACTTTGAGATTGACTTTCAAAAACGTTAATAGCTCTAAAGATCCAGGTACTTTGAAACTCAAAAACGTTGAAGTTGCAACGCAACCAGGTTTCTCCGGCGATCTGAACGTTGATGTTGCTGGTAGCCAAGGTCTGAGCGGTACTGTTAAGGTTGCTACTGTGAAACAAGCAGTTACTCTGGCTGCTGCTTCTAAACCAACCCTGACAATCGGTCTGGGCGATCAACAAGTTGGCGATATCACAATCACTGAAGCTGCTAAAGAAGCTTTCGTTAAGAAAGACGGTAGCCGTGAAGTAATCTTGGAATTGCCAACAGGCGTACGTTTTGCTTCTACTCCAGAAGTAAAAGTTACAGCTGGTGACGTTAAAGTGAAGAGCGTATCTACTGATACTTACGGCGAAAGCAACAAAGGCCGTCTGAGCTTCTACATCGACAGCGAATCTGCTACTCCAAGTACAATCACAATCTCGGCTCCTAAGCTGACTGTTGACCGTACTGTAGCTCAAGGCGACATCGTTGCTAAGCTGAAAGGTAGCGCAGTTTCTTACACTGCATACAAAGGCGCAACTGACAACACCCAAAACTGGAAAGACAACAACACTGCAGCTGCTGAAGTAGCAATCGCAACTGTTGGAACTCCAGCTCCAGGTGCCACTAAAACTAAAGCTGTCTTCACACTGGGAAGCACTTCCTACACTGTGAACGGCGAAAGTAAAACTTCTGATGTAGCTGCTTATGCTGAAAACGGACGCACTTACTTGCCAGTACGTTATGCAGCTGAAGCTTTGGGTGTATCCCCACAAAACATCCTGTTTGACAAAGCAACTTCCACAGTTACCCTGATTAAAGGTGACCGCGTTGCTCAAATCAAACTGAACACAAACCTGTTGACTATTAACGGTTCTGTGGTTCGTATGGACGTTAAAGCTGTAACTAACAAAAACCGTACTGTACTGCCTATCTTCTGGGTGAGCAGAGCGTTGGATGCATCCATTAACTACGATGCAACTGCTAAAACAGTAACTGTTGAAAACAACAACTAA